A single region of the Elgaria multicarinata webbii isolate HBS135686 ecotype San Diego chromosome 14, rElgMul1.1.pri, whole genome shotgun sequence genome encodes:
- the C14H16orf87 gene encoding UPF0547 protein C16orf87 homolog yields MSAGRAKKVKMATKSCPECDQQVPVACKSCPCGYIFISRKLLHAKRSERLPSSAESRSEAKRRRTERVRREKINSVVNKDLENRRRSRSNSHSEHSRRGRGRPKTTSAKKHEEEREKQEKEVDMYANLSDEKAFVFSVALAEINRKIINQRLIL; encoded by the exons ATGTCTGCAGGCAGGGCCAAGAAAGTGAAGATGGCCACCAAGTCCTGCCCAGAGTGTGACCAGCAG GTTCCTGTTGCATGCAAATCCTGCCCGTGTGGGTATATATTTATTAGTCGAAAACTCTTGCATGCTAAACGTTCGGAGAGGCTGCCATCCTCTGCAG AAAGCAGAAGTGAGGCTAAGAGAAGACGGACAGAGAGGGTCCGAAGAGAGAAGATCAACTCTGTGGTAAATAAAGACTTAGAAAATAGGAGAAGATCCAGATCCAACAGCCATTCAGAGCACAGCAGAAGAGGACGAGGACGACCAAAGACTACCTCGGCCAAAAAGcacgaagaagaaagag aaaaacaagaaaaagaagttGACATGTATGCAAACCTGTCTGACGAAAAGGCCTTTGTATTTTCTGTGGCCTTGGcagaaataaacagaaaaatTATTAACCAGAGACTTATTCTTTGA